A genome region from Sander vitreus isolate 19-12246 chromosome 21, sanVit1, whole genome shotgun sequence includes the following:
- the cfap119 gene encoding cilia- and flagella-associated protein 119 isoform X1, protein MNTKTKVPQALKAKVMLWTDVSYHDMEEIDKMHSIPDLESALCSVFRVDLLEPKRGVLLELYVQVVLFCRECNFIKEQTSALLSIIKSIHEANIETPLNNIEQCFKYCKELLLCHSVRRPPFSINIFSSEEVNCILKYIHNSYVRHYKLYKYIFTPQVKLDLSLTYSGISDQDEPTMEDSSAPDFENDIKKETRQDSKASIEEPQGASLGSKSELKELIEKEVREQMMLVSGQLDQRMKDIADQHGQVDKIPHSPTTRPKNNG, encoded by the exons ATGAATACGAAAACAAAG GTACCACAGGCCCTGAAAGCTAAAGTGATGCTATG GACAGATGTAAGCTACCATGACATGGAGGAGATCGACAAAATGCATTCCATTCCTGATCTGGAAAG TGCTTtatgcagtgtgtttagagTCGACCTACTTGAACCAAAAAGAGGAGTTCTGCTGGAGTTGTATGTCCAGGTGGTGCTTTTTTGCAGGGAGTGCAACTTCATAAAGGAACAAACTTCTGCTCTCTTGTCCATCATCAAGTCCATCCATGAGGCTAACATAG AAACTCCACTCAACAACATAGAACAGTGTTTCAAATACTGCAAGGAGCTACTTCTCTGTCACTCAGTCAGG CGACCTCCCTTTAGTATCAACATCTTCAGCTCTGAGGAGGTGAACTGTATCTTAAAGTACATCCATAACAGCTATGTGAGACACTACAAACTCTACAAATATATTTTCACCCCACAG gtAAAACTTGATTTGTCTTTGACTTACTCTGGGATCTCAGACCAGGACGAACCTACCATGGAGGATTCTTCTGCTCCAG ATTTTGAAAATgatattaaaaaagaaacaagacaagacagcaaAGCATCCATCGAAGAGCCGCAGGGAGCCTCACTCG GTTCAAAATCAGAACTGAAGGAACTGATCGAGAAAGAGGTCAGAGAGCAGATGATGCTTGTGTCTGGACAATTAGATCAGCGAATGAAAGACATTGCAGATCAGCACGGACAAGTGGACAAGATTCCCCACAGCCCAACCACAAGGCCAAAAAataatggatga
- the cfap119 gene encoding cilia- and flagella-associated protein 119 isoform X2, with amino-acid sequence MEEIDKMHSIPDLESALCSVFRVDLLEPKRGVLLELYVQVVLFCRECNFIKEQTSALLSIIKSIHEANIETPLNNIEQCFKYCKELLLCHSVRRPPFSINIFSSEEVNCILKYIHNSYVRHYKLYKYIFTPQVKLDLSLTYSGISDQDEPTMEDSSAPDFENDIKKETRQDSKASIEEPQGASLGSKSELKELIEKEVREQMMLVSGQLDQRMKDIADQHGQVDKIPHSPTTRPKNNG; translated from the exons ATGGAGGAGATCGACAAAATGCATTCCATTCCTGATCTGGAAAG TGCTTtatgcagtgtgtttagagTCGACCTACTTGAACCAAAAAGAGGAGTTCTGCTGGAGTTGTATGTCCAGGTGGTGCTTTTTTGCAGGGAGTGCAACTTCATAAAGGAACAAACTTCTGCTCTCTTGTCCATCATCAAGTCCATCCATGAGGCTAACATAG AAACTCCACTCAACAACATAGAACAGTGTTTCAAATACTGCAAGGAGCTACTTCTCTGTCACTCAGTCAGG CGACCTCCCTTTAGTATCAACATCTTCAGCTCTGAGGAGGTGAACTGTATCTTAAAGTACATCCATAACAGCTATGTGAGACACTACAAACTCTACAAATATATTTTCACCCCACAG gtAAAACTTGATTTGTCTTTGACTTACTCTGGGATCTCAGACCAGGACGAACCTACCATGGAGGATTCTTCTGCTCCAG ATTTTGAAAATgatattaaaaaagaaacaagacaagacagcaaAGCATCCATCGAAGAGCCGCAGGGAGCCTCACTCG GTTCAAAATCAGAACTGAAGGAACTGATCGAGAAAGAGGTCAGAGAGCAGATGATGCTTGTGTCTGGACAATTAGATCAGCGAATGAAAGACATTGCAGATCAGCACGGACAAGTGGACAAGATTCCCCACAGCCCAACCACAAGGCCAAAAAataatggatga
- the phkg2 gene encoding phosphorylase b kinase gamma catalytic chain, liver/testis isoform, whose translation MTKDIVVGDELPEWVGAKEFYQKYDPKEVIGRGVSSVVRRCVHRHRGQELAVKIIEITAEKMTAQQLEEVKTSTLKEIQVLNMVKGHSSIITLIDSYESTTFIFLVFDLMRRGELFDYLTEKVTLSEKETRSMMRALLEAVQYLHSLNIVHRDLKPENILLDDQGHIKLSDFGFSVQLQPGEKLRELCGTPGYLAPEILKCSMDEMHTGYGQEVDLWACGVILFTLLAGSPPFWHRKQMLMLRMIMEGRYQFSSPEWDDRSDTVKDLISRLLVVDPAVRLTAEQALAHPFFRQYQKEDVRLFSPRKTFRVLIVSVLACIRMYSRYRRSRPLTREVLARDPYSLRGIRKLIDGCAFRIYGHWVKKGEQQNRAALFQNTAKVMLLGLEDFET comes from the exons ATGACCAAAGACATCGTTGTTGGAGATGAATTACCAGAATGGGTGGGGGCCAAGGAGTTTTACCAGAAATATGACCCTAAAGAGGTTATTGGCAG GGGTGTGAGCAGTGTGGTGCGCAGGTGTGTGCACAGACACAGGGGTCAGGAGCTGGCAGTGAAGATTATTGAGATCACAGCGGAGAAGATGACAGCCCAGCAGCTGGAGGAGGTGAAAACCTCTACGCTGAAGGAGATCCAGGTCCTCAACATGGTGAAGGGACACTCCTCCATCA TCACTCTCATTGATTCCTATGAGTCCACAACCTTCATATTTTTGGTGTTTGACCT CATGAGGCGAGGAGAGCTTTTTGACTACCTCACAGAAAAAGTGACTTTGAGTGAAAAAGAAACCAG GAGCATGATGCGAGCTCTGCTGGAGGCCGTGCAGTACCTCCACTCCCTCAACATCGTCCACCGGGACTTAAAACCTGAGAACATTCTCCTGGATGATCAGGGACACATCAAACTGTCCGACTTTGGTTTCTCAGTGCAGCTACAACCTGGAGAGAAGCTTAGAG AGCTTTGTGGGACACCTGGTTATTTGGCGCCTGAAATACTGAAATGTTCCATGGATGAAATGCACACAGGCTATGGCCAAGAGGTCGATCT CTGGGCGTGTGGCGTGATCCTTTTCACCTTACTGGCCGGCTCACCGCCATTCTGGCATCGCAAGCAGATGCTGATGCTGAGGATGATCATGGAGGGTCGCTATCAGTTCAGCTCACCAGAGTGGGATGACAGGTCTGACACTGTGAAAGATCTG ATATCCAGGTTGCTGGTGGTGGACCCAGCTGTCCGTCTCACTGCTGAGCAAGCTTTGGCACACCCCTTCTTCAGACAGTACCAGAAGGAGGACGTGCGACTCTTCAGTCCCAGAAAGACATTTAGG GTGCTGATAGTCAGTGTGCTGGCCTGTATCAGGATGTACAGCCGTTACCGCAGGTCTCGGCCACTGACTCGGGAGGTGCTGGCCAGGGATCCTTACTCCCTTCGCGGTATTCGCAAACTCATCGATGGCTGCGCCTTTCGCATCTACGGCCACTGGGTGAAGAAAGGGGAGCAGCAGAACCGAGCCGCTCTCTTTCAGAACACAGCTAAGGTCATGCTGCTAGGCCTGGAGGACTTTGAAACATAA